A single genomic interval of Sulfurihydrogenibium sp. harbors:
- the polX gene encoding DNA polymerase/3'-5' exonuclease PolX, with amino-acid sequence MYQNINKEIAKIFKNMSHIYEFLDDKFRALAYAKAAQIIEDLPDDIRNYVATGKINNIRGIGSHTVDKILEYIKTGKIQKYEELKKLIPEDFLDFMEVPGFGPKTLKRIYQELGINNKKDLVEALKDGRVAKLKGFGEKKVQNMLKGLELYEASKNRLLLWEALQIGETLLAKLKQVKEIKNIELAGSLRRRKETIGDIDILISCDDKDRDKIINYFVNLEDVKEVLAKGDTKASVIIKEKDRQVDLRVLKPEEWGSGLQYFTGSKEHNVHFREIAKQKGLKVSEYGVFDAKTEKRLAGATEEEVYEIVGMQWIPPEMREDRGEIELALKKSIPRLVELEDIKGDLHCHSTWTDGFNKIEEIAKFLLENYKYEYFAITDHSKAVRVAHGLTEEDVLKQIEEIDKINKKLGFDFIKKGIEVDIMLDGSLDLPDDILSKLDWVVASIHTHFNRDNTDRIIKAMENPYVCVIGHPTGRTIGVREGYPLSDEIFKVAKETNTALEINAQPLRMDLPDVMIKKAVENGVKLVISTDSHSLGNFAYMKIGVANARRGWSKKEDILNTYTWNEIKKFIQAKRKKFGVKA; translated from the coding sequence ATGTATCAAAACATCAACAAAGAAATAGCGAAAATCTTTAAAAATATGTCTCATATTTACGAATTTTTAGATGACAAATTTAGAGCATTGGCTTATGCTAAAGCAGCACAGATAATTGAAGATTTACCTGATGATATTAGAAACTACGTTGCTACCGGTAAAATAAACAATATAAGAGGAATTGGTTCTCATACTGTCGATAAAATCTTAGAGTACATCAAAACAGGAAAAATACAAAAATATGAAGAACTTAAAAAGTTAATCCCGGAAGATTTTTTAGACTTTATGGAAGTTCCAGGCTTTGGACCAAAAACTTTAAAAAGAATTTACCAAGAGCTTGGTATTAACAATAAAAAAGATTTAGTAGAAGCATTAAAAGACGGAAGAGTTGCAAAGCTAAAGGGTTTTGGGGAAAAGAAAGTCCAAAATATGCTAAAAGGTCTTGAGCTATACGAAGCTTCTAAGAATAGACTTTTACTGTGGGAAGCTTTACAAATAGGAGAAACATTATTAGCTAAATTAAAACAGGTTAAAGAGATTAAAAATATTGAGCTTGCAGGAAGTTTAAGAAGAAGAAAAGAAACTATTGGAGACATTGATATTCTTATATCCTGTGATGATAAAGACAGGGATAAGATTATAAATTACTTTGTTAATTTAGAAGATGTTAAAGAAGTTCTTGCTAAAGGTGATACAAAAGCAAGTGTTATTATAAAAGAAAAAGATAGACAGGTAGATTTAAGAGTACTAAAACCTGAAGAATGGGGTAGCGGTCTTCAATACTTTACAGGTTCAAAAGAGCATAACGTACATTTTAGAGAAATAGCTAAGCAAAAAGGATTAAAGGTCAGTGAATATGGTGTTTTTGATGCAAAAACAGAAAAAAGGCTTGCAGGAGCTACTGAGGAAGAAGTTTATGAGATAGTAGGAATGCAGTGGATTCCACCTGAGATGCGAGAAGACAGGGGAGAAATTGAGCTTGCTTTAAAAAAGAGCATTCCAAGATTGGTAGAGCTTGAAGATATTAAAGGAGACTTACATTGCCATTCAACATGGACGGATGGATTTAACAAAATAGAAGAAATAGCAAAATTTTTACTTGAAAACTATAAATATGAATATTTTGCGATTACAGACCACTCAAAAGCCGTAAGAGTAGCCCATGGACTAACAGAAGAAGATGTTTTAAAACAGATTGAAGAGATAGATAAAATAAATAAAAAACTTGGATTTGATTTTATAAAAAAGGGAATAGAAGTAGATATTATGCTTGACGGTTCTCTTGATTTGCCGGATGATATACTTTCAAAGCTTGATTGGGTAGTTGCATCTATTCATACACATTTTAACAGAGACAATACAGACAGAATTATAAAAGCAATGGAAAACCCTTATGTATGTGTAATAGGGCATCCAACAGGAAGGACCATTGGCGTTAGAGAAGGCTATCCTTTATCTGATGAGATATTTAAAGTTGCGAAAGAGACAAACACAGCGCTTGAGATAAACGCACAGCCTTTAAGAATGGACTTACCGGATGTGATGATTAAAAAAGCAGTTGAGAATGGAGTTAAATTAGTAATTTCAACAGATAGCCACAGTCTTGGAAACTTTGCTTATATGAAAATAGGAGTTGCAAATGCAAGAAGAGGCTGGTCAAAAAAAGAAGATATATTAAATACTTACACCTGGAATGAGATTAAAAAATTTATTCAAGCTAAACGTAAAAAGTTTGGTGTTAAGGCATGA
- the trpC gene encoding indole-3-glycerol phosphate synthase TrpC, with protein MNILDKIIQTKREELKNYTSEYLKHLEKLAIERDKKVLNFKKAVSGKGINIIAEVKKASPSKGIIRHYFDPVDIAKSYEKNGAKAISVLTDKQYFQGDIAYLYQISTEVKVPLLRKDFIIDERQILEAYAYGADSYLLIAKVLDKESLKKLIDFGRELDMEPLVEVHSREEGEKSVEAGARIVGINNRNLEDFTVDINLSKELAPYLKEIGAKVIVAESGLESRQQLLELKNYQVDAFLIGESLMKEADVGKKLREFIEG; from the coding sequence ATGAATATATTAGACAAGATAATTCAGACAAAAAGAGAAGAGCTTAAAAATTATACTTCTGAATACTTAAAACATTTAGAAAAACTGGCAATAGAAAGAGATAAAAAAGTCTTAAACTTTAAAAAAGCCGTATCCGGAAAGGGTATTAATATTATTGCAGAAGTTAAAAAAGCTTCTCCGTCTAAAGGAATAATCAGACATTATTTTGACCCTGTTGATATAGCAAAATCTTATGAAAAAAATGGAGCAAAAGCAATTTCTGTGCTAACAGATAAACAGTATTTCCAAGGAGATATTGCATATCTTTATCAAATTTCAACAGAAGTAAAAGTTCCATTGCTTAGAAAGGACTTTATCATAGATGAAAGGCAGATTTTGGAAGCTTATGCGTATGGTGCTGATAGTTATCTATTAATAGCAAAAGTCTTGGATAAAGAAAGCTTAAAGAAACTAATAGATTTTGGAAGAGAGCTTGACATGGAGCCATTGGTGGAAGTTCACAGCAGAGAAGAAGGTGAAAAATCGGTAGAAGCAGGAGCAAGAATTGTTGGAATAAATAATAGAAATTTAGAAGATTTTACAGTTGATATAAATCTATCAAAGGAGCTTGCACCGTATCTAAAAGAGATTGGAGCTAAAGTTATAGTTGCAGAAAGCGGATTAGAGAGTAGGCAACAGCTGCTTGAGTTGAAAAATTATCAAGTTGACGCATTTTTAATAGGAGAATCTTTAATGAAAGAAGCAGATGTTGGAAAGAAGTTAAGGGAGTTTATAGAAGGGTAA